A stretch of DNA from Micromonospora peucetia:
CCACGACGGCGGTCTTGGCGGAGACCAGGACCAGTTCGGTGACGTGGCGGCGCGGCCGGGGCCGGGCGGGCGGGGCCTCCTCCAGCACGACGTGCGCGTTGGTGCCGCCGATGCCGAAGGCGCTCACCCCGGCCCGGCGTACGCCGTCGATCGGCTGCCAGGGCCGGGCCGCTGTCGGCAGTTCGAACACCGAACCGTCCAGCCGGACCGCCGGGTTGGGCGTGGCGAGGTGGGCGATCGGCGGGATCACCCGGTGCTTCAGCGCCAGCACGGTCTTGATCAGGCCGATCACCCCGGCGGCGGTGTCCAGGTGCCCGACGACCGACTTGGTCGCGCCGAGCGCGCAGGGCGCCCGGTCGGGCCGGTCGCTGTCGAAGACCTGCCGCAGCGCCGCCACCTCGATCGGGTCGCCGAGCGCGGTGCCGGTGCCGTGGGTCTCGACCAGGCCGACGGTGTCCGGGTCGACGTCGGCCACGCTCAGCGCCGCCGAGATCACGTCGGCCTGGCCGGTGGGCCCGGGCGCGGTGAAGCCCGCCTTGCGGGCGCCGTCGTTGTTGACCGCCGAGCCGCGGATCACGGCGTGCACGGTGTCACCGTCGCGCAGCGCGTCGTCGAGTCGCTTGAGCACCACCACGCCGGCTCCGTCGCCGGGCACGGTGCCGTCGGCCGCGGCGTCGAAGGCCCGGCACCGGCCGTCGGCGGAGAAGATCCCGCCGGGCTCGTGCAGGTGCCCGCGCCGCGTCGGCGGGGCCACCGTGGCGCCCCCGGCCAGCGCCACGTCGGCGTCGTACGTCAGCAGCGCCTGCGTCGCCTGGTGCACCGCCACCAGCGATGTGGAGCAGGCGGTCTGCAGCGTCAGCGCCGGGCCCTGGAGGTTCAGCTTGTACGCGATCCGGGTGCCCGCGAAGTCCTTGTCGCTGCCGATGATCAGCCCCAGCCCGCCGGCCGCCTCGACCGCACGTTCGTCGGGCCACACGTTGTCGAGCAGGTAGACGTTCAGGCCGGTGCCGACGTACACCCCGATCCGGTTGCCGTCGGCGGCGACCGGCGGCTGCCCGGCGTGCTCCAGCGCGGCCCAGGCGCACTCCAGCAGGATCCGCTGCTGCGGGTCCATCAGTGCGCTGTCCGACGGCGAGTAGCTGAACAGCCGGTGGTCGAAGCAGTCCGCGTCGCGCAGCACCGCCCGGGCGGGTACGAACTCGGGCCGCTCCACCATGTCCTTGGGCACGCCCCAGCCGAGGAGTTGCTCGCGGGTGAAGAAGGTGACCGCGTCGATCCCGTGGATCACGTGGTGCCAGAACAGGTCCAGGTCACGTTCGGCGCCGGGGACCCGGACGGCCATCCCGACCACGGCCACCGCCGCGCTGTCGTCGGGCTCAGCCACGACGGCCTCCGGTGCTCCGGCGCCGGTCGGCGAGCAGGGCTCGACCCCGGTGGCGCTGCGCCACCCGCGCGTCGGCGACCACCGGGGCCGCCTGCCGCAGGTGCGCCGCGCAGCCGGCGACCGTGCCGGCGCGGAACAGGTCCGTCACGGAGACGTCCAGGCCCTCGTCGGAGAGCCGCTGCTGGAGCGCGATCAGCGCGAAGCTGTGCCCGCCCAGGTCGAAGAAGTTGTCGTGCAGCCCGACGTCGACCCGGTCGAGCACCTCGCTCCAGCAGGCCCGGACGCGTTCCTCCAGCCCGGTGCCGGCGGTGAGCCCGCGCTGCGCAGGCGCGGCGGCGGTGCGCGCGGCCCGGCTGTCGGCCAGCAGGCGGGCGGTGTCCAGCTTGCCGTGCGCGGTGAGCGGGATCGCCGCGACGGTCAGGATCCGCGACGGCACCATGTACGCCGGCAGCGTCGCCCGCACATGGCTGCGCAGCTCGCGTTCGGCGTCCGGGCCGAGCTCGCCGACGACGAAGGCGGCCAGCTCGTCGTTCTCCGCCGCGACGGCGCACGAGCGCACCGCGGGATGGGTCAGGAACGCGCCCTCGACCTCGGCCAGCTCGACGCGGTAGCCGCGCAACTGCACCTGGGTGTCGTTGCGGCCGAGGTACACCAGGTTCCCGTCGAGGCCCCACCTGACCACGTCACCGGTCCGGTACATCACGCCCCCGCCGTACGGGTCGGGCAGGAATCGCGCCTGAGTCAGTTCCGGGTTGTCCACGTAGCCGTGCGCGACGAGCACGCCGCCGCAGTACAGCTCGCCGGGCACGTTGCGGCCGGTCGGGCGCAGGTCGTCGTCGAGGACGTAGCAGCGCCCCGACGGCAGCGGCACCCCGATGGTGCCCTCCCTGATCCGAGGCAGGTCCGCGGTGGGGGCCTCGAAGATCGTGACGTGGATGGTGCCCTCGGTGATGCCGTACATGTTGACGAACACCGTGCGCAGGCCCGGCGCGTCGGCGACCAGCGACGCGACCCGGGACCAGCTCAACGCCTCGCCGCCGAGGACGACGTAGCGGATGGTGGAGACCTCGTCCGCGCCCAGCAGCCGCAGGTAGGGGGGTAGCAGCCGGTAGAGCGCGCCAGGCGTCTGGAACACCACCGTGATGCCCTCGCGGTGCACCAGCGCGGCCAGCCGCTGTCGGTCCATCAGGTCGGCCTGGTCGGCGACGACCAGCCGGCCGCCGGTGCTCAGCGCGCCCCACATCTCCCACACCGAGGCGTCGAACGAGAACGAGCTGGCGGCCAGCCACACGTCGTCGGCGGTGATGTCCAGGCCGGCCGGGGTCGGGTCGTTCAGCGCGTCCAGGCCGCCGTGCCCGACCATGACGCCCTTGGGCGTCCCGGTGGAGCCGGAGGTGTAGATGACGTACGCCTGGTCGTCCGGCCCGGGGAACGTCCGGGCGACCGCAGACACCCCGTCGAGGCTGTGCGCGTCGGCCAGCCGGATGTCGCGGCCCCGCGCCAGCGCACCGGCCACGTCGGCGGTGCCGGCCTCCACCAGCATGAACGGCATGCCGGCGTTGGCCGTGATCAGTTCCAGGCGCTGCTGCGGGTACTCGGGGTCCAGCGGCACGTAGACGCCGCCGAGCTTCCACACGCCCAGGATGGCCGCGACGATCGCGGGGGAGCGGCGCAGCAGCAGTCCGACCCGGTCGCCGCGTCGCACCCCCCGGTCGGCCAGGCCCGCCGCGATCCGCCCGGCCCACCGGTCCAGCTCGGCGTAGGTGACCTCGACGTCCCGGTGGCGTACGGCCACCGCGTCGGGGGTGCGCGTCACGTGCTCGGCGAACCGGCGCAGCACCGACGGGTGCTCGACCGGCTGCTCCGCGACCGGCGGGTTCACCCCCTCGGTCAGCAGCAGCCGCTCGGCTGCGTCCACCATGCACGGCTCGGCGTCCGGCCCGTCGACGACCGACCGAAGGAAGGTCAGGTAGTGCGTGAGCAGCGTCGCGACGGTCTCCCGGGCGAACAGCTCGGTGCTGTACTCGGCCCGCAGGAACGGCGTGGGTGTGGACACGTCGAGGGTCAGGCCCAGGTCGAACTTGGTGACGTCGATCTCGACGTCGACCTCGGTCAGCGTCACCCCGTCGAACTCGGGAAACGCGAACGGGAAGTTCTGCACCGTCAGGGAGGTCTGGAACAGGGGCGCGTGGCTGAGCTGCCGTTCCCCCACGGTGGCCCGCACGATCTGCTCGAACGGCACGTCCTGGTTGGCGAACGCGGCCATGCTGGCCCGGCGGGCCCGCTCGACCAGCTCGGCGAAGCCGGGTCGGCCGGACACGTCGAGCCGGATCGGCAGGGTGTTGACCAGGCAGCCGACGACGCGCTCCTCGGCCTCGTCCATCCGGTTGGCCACCGGCACCCCGATCACCACCTCGTCCTGGCGCGCGTAGCGCGACAGCACCGAGGCGTACGCGGCCAGCGTCACCGCGAACAGCGTCGTGCCCCGTGCCCTGGCCCACCCGGTGAGCCGCTCGACCAGTCGCGGCTCGACGGGGTGGCGCAGCACCGCACCGTCGGCGCTGAGCACGCTCGGCCGGGGAAAGTCGGTGGGCAGCGCGAGCTGCGGGACGTCCCGCAGCTCGGCGCGCCAGAAGTCCAGCCCGGAGCTGTCGCGCTCCCAGGAGTCGCGTTGCCGCCGTGCGTACGCCAGGTACGACTCCGCCGGTTCGGCGTACGCGGCGTCTGATCCGGACACTGCCGCGTGGTACTCGGCGGCGAGGTCCCGCAGCAGCAGGCCTACCGACCAGCCGTCGCAGGCGATGTGGTGCACCAGCACCGCGAGGGTGTGCTCGTCCGGGCCCCAGGAACGCAGGGCGGCGCGCAGCACCGGCCCGTCGCCGAGCTCGAACGGGCGTCGGGCCTGCTCGGCGACCTGGGTGTGCAGGAAGGCGTCCTGGGTGTCCCGGTCGGCCCACGGGCCCGTCCGGACGTCGATGTCAGCGTGCGGGGTGGGCGACACCCGCTGGGTGAGCACGCCGTCGACCAGCGTGAACGTGGTGCGCAGCGCGTCGTGCCGGGCGACCACGCGGATCAGCGCCGTGCGCAGCGCCTCGGGCCGCAACGCGCCGTGCAGGTGGACCGCGAAGGCCACCACGTACGCCGGGTTGCCGGGCTGGAGCTGGTTGAGGAAATAGAGTCTTTCCTGAGCGAAGGAAGCACGACCGGTACGAACCATGGATCGATCGTGCGCCGCGGAACGTCCCGCCCGGCAGAGCGTCCTTACCCGCCCCCGCAGGGAAAACCTCCCGGTCGGGTGCCGGACACCGCGATGCTCGTCCCCGGACGCGCCCCGGCCCCCCGGTCCCACGGGTCAGCCGTCGGACCCAGGGCCGAGCGGGGGGTGGTCTCCGCCGCTGAGACACCAGGCGTAACCGCGGCTTTGCCCGGACGTAGACGCTGCGCCCTTCCGGACCGTAGATACTTGACGGGCCCGGTGCTGGCCTATTTGGAGTCGATGTGTCCTGGCGGGTCGGGTTCGGCTGTCATCGCGTCAAGTGCGGTTTGCCAGGCGGAGTCGCCGGGGTGGAGCTGGCTGCGGAGGTACGCACTGGTGAGCTGGGCGATCGTGGCGACCCGGTTGGGGTTTTCGTCGGTGGTTTCGGCGACGTCGTATCCAGAGACCCCGCCGAGGCCGTGCTCTGCGCCGTACAGGGTAAGCAGGGATTTGGGCCCCGGGGCGAGGTGGTACGGGTCGGCGTGCCAATCCGGGCCCGCGACGGTGAGGAAGGCGGAGTTGTCCTTGTCGCCGACGACCACGAGGGCAGGCGCGGCCATCGCGGAGAAGTCCGTGGTCGTCAGGAACGGGTAGTTCTCGGCCGCGGTCGGGGTGACCGCGTCGCCGCCACGGCCGGTCGCGGCAAGCAGCAGCCCCGCCTTGATCCGCGGGTCGGTCAGGTTCATGAGCGTTCCGTCGTGGGGATCGGTGAGTCGCGTGCCCAGCAGCAGGCTGGCGGTGTGCCCGCCCATGGAGTGCCCGGCCACGGCGACCTTTTCCGGGGCTAGGCGTCCGGCCAGTTGCGGGACGGCGGCTTCGAGGACGTCGAGCTGGTCGAGGATGCGGCTCATGTCCTCGGCCCGCGTCCGCCAGTGCCGCGGGTCGTAACCGCCACCGGGGTTGACGGCGGGATTGTGGCTGAGCGTCCTGGAGTCCAGATGGGTGGGCTGGATGACGGCGAAGCCGTGCGCCGCCCAGTAGTTGGCCAGCGGCGCGTAGCCGTTGAGTGAGGACAGGTGGTGGGAAAAGCCCAGACCGTGTGAGAGCAGGATGATCGGCAAGCTGCTTCCGGTTACGGGAGCGGAGACCCGCACCTGCAGGTCCACGGCGCGGCCGGGAGCGGGTAGCACCACCGGGCTGATCGAGAAGACGGGAGTCGGTGCCGGTTGGCTCATGGCATGCATTCCCTTTCATGGATTCGCTGTCGGCCCTCGGCCGGCTGCGGGTGCGGCGGCGGGAACGCTAACGCTAGACTCGAAGCGGAACGTTGTTCCACAACAATACGGAACATCGTTCCGGTTAGTCAAACGCTGCCTGGAGGGCGACGCGGTCACATGAGTCAGCCTGCGCACATGCCAGCCCGAAGCAGGCGCGCCGATGCGGTGCGCAACGAGCAGGCGCTGCTCGACGCGGCCGCCGCCGTGTTCGTCACCTCTGGCGTGGACGCGCCGATCCGCGAGATCGCCGCCGGGGCAGGCGTCGGAATCGGGACGATCTACCGCCATTTCCCGACTCGGGCAGATCTCGTCGTCGCTGTCTACCGCCACCAGGTGGAAAGCTGCGCCGAAGCAGGCCCGGCTCTGCTGGAAGCAGCCGATTCACCGTTCGCGGCGCTGCGCCAATGGGTCGATCTCTTCGCCGACTTCCTGGTCACCAAGCACGGGCTGGCCAACGCCCTGCAATCGGACGGCGGCGGCTTCCAAGCTCTGCACAAACACTTCCTCGACCGGCTCGTTCCCGTCTGTGCACAGCTACTGCAGGCCGCCGCCGACGCCGACGAGATCAGGCCCGGCATCCACGCCTACGAACTCATGCGCGGGGTCGGCAATCTCTGCATCGGACACGACAGTGACCCACGCTATGACCCACGCCGCCTCATCGAGCTGCTCCTTCAAGGCTTGCAGGGACCACAACAACGCTGACACCGATCGCCCTTGACCGCCGCCGCTGGTGGCGCGGCCGGCCGCCGGCGCCTCTCGCATTTCCGGCGAGCCGTCGCCTCCCGCACCGCCCCGCGCTAGTATTCGCCGCGCCCGAAGGCGGCCAGCTCCGCGGAGTGTCCCGGGTTGCTGACGTACGTCGCTCCGATCGGGGCGGTCACCCGGCACCAGGTGTCGAGCCGTCGCACGTCGATGCGGGCCGCCTCGGCCAGCTCGTCGCGCCGGCGCAGCATCTCCGCGCGGTCCAGGCCCTCCAGCACGTAGTCGACCGCGTCGAAGCACGGGTCGCCGGCGCAGGCCATCGGGTCGATGGCCGCCAGGCCCTTCGCGCCACCGCTGAGCACGTTGCCCAGGTGCAGGTCGCCGTGCAGCAGCACGGTGTCGGTGGGCTCCGCGAACAGGTCGTCGCGTAGCCGCTTCGACTCGGCGAGGTCGGCGCCCCGCTGCGCCGCCGAGTTGAACAGCACGTCGACCCAGTCCTCCAGCCGCCGTGGCGCGGTGGCCGGATCCCCGGCGCCGTGCAGGTCGTTGAGGAATCCGGCGTACTCCCGCGGCGACGGCGGCTGCGGCATCTTCTCCACCAGCGTGCCCGGGTGGATCGACTCGAGCAGCACCGCGCCGCGGGCCGTCGCCAGCACCGCCGGCACCCGCCCGCTGGGCGTGAACTGGCGCAGCATGTCGACCTCCTCCCGCACGGCGTAGCTGTCGGGCGACAGTTTCAGCACCGCCTCGCCCTGCGGGGGCGGCACCGGAACACCACGGAGGAGTTGCCGGACTTGAGCTGGTCGCCGAGGTCGAGCCCCCACTGCGCGACGAGCTCGTCGAGCCGCTCGGTCAGCGTGCCGACCCAGCGCCGCGCCGCCTTGCCGAACCGCGGCTCCAGCCGGTTCGCGATCGCTTCCAGATCCAGGGCCATCCCGCTCACCTTTCCATCGGTTGCGCGCCGGCGTACGCGGCGGAGCTGCCCGCTTGCGGCAGGGGCGCGGCGCCCCGCCCGTTGACCGGCGGGACGCTGCCAGCGGGCGTCGGGTCGGGACCCGACCCGTACGGCCCGACGCGTTCCAGCCTGGCCTTGCGGGCGACCTCGATCGCCTCGTACCGGTCCGACACGTTGAGTTTGCTGAAGATCGTCGAGATGTGGTTGCTGACCGTCTTCGGCGAGAGGTTCAGCCGGGTGGCGATCGCTCCGTTGCGCATGCCGGACGCGATCAGCTCCAGCACCTGTCGCTCGCGCGTCGTGAGCTCCGGGAAGAGTTGCTGGTTGCGCGGCTCCCGGCCGAGCTGCCGGACGATCTGGTCGGCCACCCGGGGGCCGAGGATCATCTCGCCCGTCGCGATGCCCCGGATCGTCCGCACGATGCCGTCGCCCGGGCAGCTCTTGAGAACGTAGCCCCGGGCGCCCGCCCGCATGGCCGCGAAGACTGCCCCCTCGTCCTCGACCGCCGTGAAGACCAGTACCGCGGTCGAGGGCGACATGCGGGCGATCTCCTGCAGCGTCACTCCCACCTGGAACCCCGGCAGCTCGATGTCGAGCACGAGCACGTCGGGGCGCAGCGACGCCGTCGATCTCATCGCCTCCCGTGTGGTGCCCGCCTCGGCGACCACGGTGACCTCGGCCGAGGGGGACAGCAGGGCGTGCAGGCCCCTGCGCACCACCGGCTGGGCGTCGGCCAGCACAACGGTCACGGCGCGGCGTGTTGCGCCGTGCGTGACATCTCCCGGGTCCAGCCTCGTCGTATGAGCCGGTTCCGAGGTCGAGCCAACGCTCACCATCACCACACCCCACTGTTCTGACTGGCACGCGGCGCCCTGCTCTGTTGAGGGCGTCGCAAATCGCCGACCCCTGATCGGCGTGAATATTCTCTGACGGGCGGCAGGACAACGCAAGAACATGGTCGCACCCAAGCCATGTCAATCTTCTGACGTGTTCTTTGCGACCAATTAAATGAAAAGCGTCGAAGGCGATTGTCGGTTTGAATGGAGCACGCCCCGACAGAACGGGAATGCCGGGACGAGGTGCCCGCAGCCCCGCCCTGACGGCCCGCCACACGGCCCTGACCTGCGGCTAGCGTGTGGCGTGCCGGGCGTCCACGGGAGAGATTCCCTGGTGGGCCGGGAAGTCGTCCCGTGCCAGGTCGGCCGAACGCCCTGTCCTGCCCGGCGTTGGCGCCGAGAGTATTGACGGGACCCGCTCCATCACACCAGGATGTGCAAATATGGCGTCGTCCCGATTGATTGATTATTCTTCCCGTTTGGTGCCGACCGATCCGCTACGCAGGAAACTGATCGCGATCCGGCTGGCCGAATCGATCGGCAAGGGAGTCTTCCTCAGCGGCAGCGTCGTCTACTTCACGCTCCGCGTCGGACTCGACGCCAAGCAGGTCGGCCTGGGCCTTTCCGCGGCCGGCCTGTCCGCGTTCATCTCGTCGGTGCTGTTCGGCGTGATCGCCGACCGGGTGGGCGCGCGCCGGCTGCTCGTCATCCTGTTCGCCGCGCTGGCGGTGGGCTTCGGTCTCTACGCCCTGGTGGACAACGCGGCCCACTTCTTCGCCCTGGTGGTCGCCGTCGGCTTCCTCGAGTACGGCACCGGCCCGACCAACGGAGCTCTCATCGGCAACCTCGTGCCCGCCGAGGAACGGGTCAAGCTCAAGGCCATGATGCGGTCGGTGTTCAACATCGGCTTCAGCATCGGCATCGGGGTGGCCGCCGTCGCCGCGCTCAGCCAGCGGCTGCTCGTGCTGATCCCGCTCACCACCGCCGCGTTGATGGCCGGCGCGGCGCTGCTGGTCACCCGCCTGCCCGACGCGCCCTCACGTCCGGTCCCGGTGGGCTTCAAGCGCTTCGCCGCCGTACGCGACCCACGCTTCCTCTGCGTCATCGGCGTCTCGACGGTGCTCGCCTCCCACGTCACCGTCATCCTGGTCACGATGCCGCTGTGGGCGCTCAACCGCACCTCGCTGCCGCACTTCCTGGTCCCGCTGCTGCTCATCTTCAACACGGTGTTCGTCATCCTGTTCCAGGTGCGGGCCAGCCGTGGCGCGGACACCGTGGAGGGTGCCGGCAGGCTCGCCCGGCGCTCCGGCTACTGGCTGGCCGGCGGCTGCGCCGTCATCGCGCTGACCGCCCTGGAAGACAACGTCGTGCTGGTGTGCGTCGCGATCGTCGCCGGGGTGCTGATCCTGTCGGTCGCCGAGGTGATGCAGGCCGCCTCGGGGTGGGGCCTCGCGTTCGGCCTCGCCCCCGAGCACGCGCAGGGCGAGTACCTGGGCGCGTTCGACCTGCACGTGATCACCCAGAACATCATCGGACCGGCCGCGCTGTCGGGCCTGGTCATCGCCTTCGGCTTCTGGGGCTGGCTCGGCATCGCGGTCGCCGCGCTGGTCGCGTCGGCGCTGATCATTCCGGTCGCGCACCGCAGCCAGGCCACCCTCGTCCCCGAGCCGGCCCCCGCCACCAGCCGGTAGACGCCGCCACCGGCAGAGCGGCAACGCGCCTGCCCCGCGCCACCGCCGTCCCGTCGGCCGGGTTCGCGGTGCTGAAACATATTTTCGTTGCCGGCAGGTCAACATGTAGACAATATTCCTCGTTCTGTCTATCGTCAGCACCACTTAGCGATGTCCTTCGATTTGAAAGAGGTCGTCCATGGTGCGCATCAGACGATGGGGCGGCATCGCCGTGGCCCTGCTGGCGACGGAGATCCTGGTCGCGGGCACCGCCGCGCACGCCGCCGCGCCCACGCCGGACCCGGTCCGGGTGAACGTCGAGGACGCGGTGACCGCCAAGCTGGTCGGGCAGGCCCGGGCCACGGCGGAACACGCCGACGAGTCTGACACCCGGGTCACCGTCACCCGCAAGAACAGCCAGTGGGCCTTCGGCACCGCCGTGGCCGTCGCCTCGCACGAGAAGGACCAGCACCCGACCGGCGCGGTCTTCATCGCCCGGGCCGAGGCCGGCACGTGGCGGGTGAACTTCGACGGCGAAGCCGGGTTCAGCGAGCTGGCCGCCGAGTCGCCCCTGGTGAACAAGCAGGAGAAGGCGGTCTTCGCCCGCACCCCGAGCACCATGCAGGCGGGCGGCGACTACCGGACCGGGATGGCACTGCCGTTCGCGGTCGGTCAGACGTGGACGCTGACCGGCGGCCCGCACGGCTGGGGCAGCGGCGCGCCGTACAGCTCGATCGACCTGGCCGGCGGCGACCAGGTGGTCCGCGCGGCGCGGGCCGGTACGGCGTACACGATGTGCACGGGGTGGATCCGGGTGATCCACGACCGGGGCTACTCCACCGACTACTACCACCTGTGGAGCAGCATCTCGGTCAACGGCGCCGCCGTCGGCCAGGGCGCGTACCTGGGCTACACCGGCACCGACGTCACCTGCGGCGGGTCGGCGACCGGCCGGCACGTCCACTTCGGTCTGCGGCAGAACAGCGCGTACGTGCCCATCGCCGGCCACGGCATCGGCAAATGGGAGATCACCAACGGCGCCGGTGCCTACCAGGGCGGCGCGCGGCACGGCTCGGCCTGGGCCGGTGTTGGCGGCGGCCTCTACAACTACGGGGCGCTGGGCTTCAACCAGGCCGTGGTCGACGCCAACGGTGGCGGCACGCTGACCAAGCGGGCCGGGCCCGGCACCGGCTACGCCGTACGTGGATCGGTGGGCGACGGCGCCACGGTCACCGTCTCCTGCTCCGCCAACGGCACCTCGCACACCGGGCGGTACGGCACCACCGCGCTGTGGAACCGGCTGAGCGACGGGACCTGGGTGTCCGACGCCTACCTGTGGACCGGGTTGAACGGGGCGATCAACGGCTGGTGCTGACCGGGCACCGACCAGGCGTTGACGCAGGGGCCTCCGCCACTTCGGCGGGGCCCCTGTGTCGCGCGAGGGTGCCCGCCGGTCAGACCGCCCGCACGACCTGGATGCCCCGGATACGTCAGTCGGGCAGCCCGAACTGAAGCGAGACGTGGACCCGCTCGGTGACCGTGTCCCGCCCGCCGAGGGCGTCGCGGACCCCGGCGGTGAACGCGGCCCTGCCTTCCGGGGAGGGCAGCAGTTCGGGTGACATCGCGGAGAAGACGCCGCCGACCATGTCGTGGACGGTGAGCGGAGCGGCGTACGCCACCGACGACTCCACCACCCGGTAGCCGGCGGCGACGAGGGCGTCCCGGTTGTGCCGGCGGCCGGCGTCGTCGGTCTGGCAGGTCGCGGTGACGGGGTGCCCGAGCAGATCCTCCAGGCATCCGCGCAGTGCCCGGGACCACTCGGCGTCCTGCGACCACAGCGGCGCGCCGTTGGTGATCACGACGACCCCACCTCCGGGGCGCAGCAGCGGCCGGGCGGCCCGGAACAGCGTCTCGCGGTCCATGAAGTGGATCGCGACGGCGACGGACAGGGCGCCGACCGTCCCGTCTCCCAGCAGCCGGCCCAGGGCGGGCAGGTCGCTGTCCGCGCCGAGCAGCCACGCGGCGTTGGCCACCCCCGTGTCGACGGCGGCCCGACGGGCCAACGTCAGCATGTCCGGTTCCGGATCCACGCCGACGACCGCGCCGACCCGGGCGGCGAGCGGCAGGCTCAGTTGGCCGGTCCCGCAGCCGAGGTCGATCACGGTGTCGCCGTTGTCGAGACCGAAGGCCCCGACGACGGCGTCGAGCACCTCCGGCGGGTATCCACGCCGGTGTCTCGCGTAGTAGGTGGCCACCTCGCCGCTGAAGCCCGTTGCCATGCGGCCAGCCTCCGCCGGCCCGGCCCGGAAGGCGAGCGATTCTGCTCAGGGCAGCGTGATTCCGCCGAGC
This window harbors:
- a CDS encoding beta-ketoacyl synthase N-terminal-like domain-containing protein; its protein translation is MAEPDDSAAVAVVGMAVRVPGAERDLDLFWHHVIHGIDAVTFFTREQLLGWGVPKDMVERPEFVPARAVLRDADCFDHRLFSYSPSDSALMDPQQRILLECAWAALEHAGQPPVAADGNRIGVYVGTGLNVYLLDNVWPDERAVEAAGGLGLIIGSDKDFAGTRIAYKLNLQGPALTLQTACSTSLVAVHQATQALLTYDADVALAGGATVAPPTRRGHLHEPGGIFSADGRCRAFDAAADGTVPGDGAGVVVLKRLDDALRDGDTVHAVIRGSAVNNDGARKAGFTAPGPTGQADVISAALSVADVDPDTVGLVETHGTGTALGDPIEVAALRQVFDSDRPDRAPCALGATKSVVGHLDTAAGVIGLIKTVLALKHRVIPPIAHLATPNPAVRLDGSVFELPTAARPWQPIDGVRRAGVSAFGIGGTNAHVVLEEAPPARPRPRRHVTELVLVSAKTAVVAQASLDRVAGCVAGTAPGELADLAYTLRTGRAELPWRAAFLTGAHGSPPTLRQVDAKARARGVALHLTGAGELTGNRPNYDADPVYRRVVDEGVALLRGRDLDETVRECCTRLLACVGLARSLRSRGVAPRAVAGAGIGAVACAVVAGIMSVADAVELVCGADGAGIHLGPAELPVHVPGGAPPTGHAALAYWRAQAAGPAGPATPPDLDQVLWIEVGTSVTAHLGPEQPALPTDRHARLLATVGALWQLGVAGAWDPGHDTGRRRLPAPTYPFAATRHYLDAPATRLETGRHH
- a CDS encoding non-ribosomal peptide synthetase; the protein is MVRTGRASFAQERLYFLNQLQPGNPAYVVAFAVHLHGALRPEALRTALIRVVARHDALRTTFTLVDGVLTQRVSPTPHADIDVRTGPWADRDTQDAFLHTQVAEQARRPFELGDGPVLRAALRSWGPDEHTLAVLVHHIACDGWSVGLLLRDLAAEYHAAVSGSDAAYAEPAESYLAYARRQRDSWERDSSGLDFWRAELRDVPQLALPTDFPRPSVLSADGAVLRHPVEPRLVERLTGWARARGTTLFAVTLAAYASVLSRYARQDEVVIGVPVANRMDEAEERVVGCLVNTLPIRLDVSGRPGFAELVERARRASMAAFANQDVPFEQIVRATVGERQLSHAPLFQTSLTVQNFPFAFPEFDGVTLTEVDVEIDVTKFDLGLTLDVSTPTPFLRAEYSTELFARETVATLLTHYLTFLRSVVDGPDAEPCMVDAAERLLLTEGVNPPVAEQPVEHPSVLRRFAEHVTRTPDAVAVRHRDVEVTYAELDRWAGRIAAGLADRGVRRGDRVGLLLRRSPAIVAAILGVWKLGGVYVPLDPEYPQQRLELITANAGMPFMLVEAGTADVAGALARGRDIRLADAHSLDGVSAVARTFPGPDDQAYVIYTSGSTGTPKGVMVGHGGLDALNDPTPAGLDITADDVWLAASSFSFDASVWEMWGALSTGGRLVVADQADLMDRQRLAALVHREGITVVFQTPGALYRLLPPYLRLLGADEVSTIRYVVLGGEALSWSRVASLVADAPGLRTVFVNMYGITEGTIHVTIFEAPTADLPRIREGTIGVPLPSGRCYVLDDDLRPTGRNVPGELYCGGVLVAHGYVDNPELTQARFLPDPYGGGVMYRTGDVVRWGLDGNLVYLGRNDTQVQLRGYRVELAEVEGAFLTHPAVRSCAVAAENDELAAFVVGELGPDAERELRSHVRATLPAYMVPSRILTVAAIPLTAHGKLDTARLLADSRAARTAAAPAQRGLTAGTGLEERVRACWSEVLDRVDVGLHDNFFDLGGHSFALIALQQRLSDEGLDVSVTDLFRAGTVAGCAAHLRQAAPVVADARVAQRHRGRALLADRRRSTGGRRG
- a CDS encoding alpha/beta hydrolase family protein is translated as MHAMSQPAPTPVFSISPVVLPAPGRAVDLQVRVSAPVTGSSLPIILLSHGLGFSHHLSSLNGYAPLANYWAAHGFAVIQPTHLDSRTLSHNPAVNPGGGYDPRHWRTRAEDMSRILDQLDVLEAAVPQLAGRLAPEKVAVAGHSMGGHTASLLLGTRLTDPHDGTLMNLTDPRIKAGLLLAATGRGGDAVTPTAAENYPFLTTTDFSAMAAPALVVVGDKDNSAFLTVAGPDWHADPYHLAPGPKSLLTLYGAEHGLGGVSGYDVAETTDENPNRVATIAQLTSAYLRSQLHPGDSAWQTALDAMTAEPDPPGHIDSK
- a CDS encoding TetR/AcrR family transcriptional regulator — its product is MSQPAHMPARSRRADAVRNEQALLDAAAAVFVTSGVDAPIREIAAGAGVGIGTIYRHFPTRADLVVAVYRHQVESCAEAGPALLEAADSPFAALRQWVDLFADFLVTKHGLANALQSDGGGFQALHKHFLDRLVPVCAQLLQAAADADEIRPGIHAYELMRGVGNLCIGHDSDPRYDPRRLIELLLQGLQGPQQR
- a CDS encoding aminoglycoside phosphotransferase family protein yields the protein MPPPQGEAVLKLSPDSYAVREEVDMLRQFTPSGRVPAVLATARGAVLLESIHPGTLVEKMPQPPSPREYAGFLNDLHGAGDPATAPRRLEDWVDVLFNSAAQRGADLAESKRLRDDLFAEPTDTVLLHGDLHLGNVLSGGAKGLAAIDPMACAGDPCFDAVDYVLEGLDRAEMLRRRDELAEAARIDVRRLDTWCRVTAPIGATYVSNPGHSAELAAFGRGEY
- a CDS encoding LuxR C-terminal-related transcriptional regulator — translated: MTVVLADAQPVVRRGLHALLSPSAEVTVVAEAGTTREAMRSTASLRPDVLVLDIELPGFQVGVTLQEIARMSPSTAVLVFTAVEDEGAVFAAMRAGARGYVLKSCPGDGIVRTIRGIATGEMILGPRVADQIVRQLGREPRNQQLFPELTTRERQVLELIASGMRNGAIATRLNLSPKTVSNHISTIFSKLNVSDRYEAIEVARKARLERVGPYGSGPDPTPAGSVPPVNGRGAAPLPQAGSSAAYAGAQPMER
- a CDS encoding MFS transporter, whose protein sequence is MPTDPLRRKLIAIRLAESIGKGVFLSGSVVYFTLRVGLDAKQVGLGLSAAGLSAFISSVLFGVIADRVGARRLLVILFAALAVGFGLYALVDNAAHFFALVVAVGFLEYGTGPTNGALIGNLVPAEERVKLKAMMRSVFNIGFSIGIGVAAVAALSQRLLVLIPLTTAALMAGAALLVTRLPDAPSRPVPVGFKRFAAVRDPRFLCVIGVSTVLASHVTVILVTMPLWALNRTSLPHFLVPLLLIFNTVFVILFQVRASRGADTVEGAGRLARRSGYWLAGGCAVIALTALEDNVVLVCVAIVAGVLILSVAEVMQAASGWGLAFGLAPEHAQGEYLGAFDLHVITQNIIGPAALSGLVIAFGFWGWLGIAVAALVASALIIPVAHRSQATLVPEPAPATSR